In Candidatus Neomarinimicrobiota bacterium, the following are encoded in one genomic region:
- a CDS encoding DegT/DnrJ/EryC1/StrS family aminotransferase codes for MIAHNKPSLGKEEVKALENVIKSGYIAQGERVKRLEKDLTEFIGKKYCICTSSGTAALILALKAMDIGKDDEVIIPSYTCSALWHAVKLMGATPILCDIELTTYNLAVVDIKKKITEKTRAIIFPHMFGQPGYIEEVLKLEIPVIEDIAQSIGSKIKGKQTGSFGYISIASFYATKFICGGEGGAVLTDDESIYDKVMDMRDYDEKNDLNLRFNFKMNELEAAVTNVQLSKIKSFISIRKKIFDNYLSILGDHIEIPNIKLNNFDYNYFRVIASHSFLSPDQVIKKALEYGIVIRKPVYKPLHMYANKEKLMNTEMAWYKQFSLPIYPELDKKDFKVIVDFLRTIYD; via the coding sequence ATGATAGCACATAACAAACCATCATTAGGAAAAGAAGAGGTAAAAGCCCTGGAAAACGTCATAAAATCCGGATATATTGCCCAGGGAGAAAGAGTCAAAAGGCTTGAAAAAGACTTAACTGAATTTATTGGGAAAAAATATTGTATCTGCACCTCAAGTGGTACAGCCGCTCTAATACTTGCACTAAAAGCAATGGATATTGGTAAAGATGATGAAGTAATCATCCCTTCATACACCTGCTCTGCTCTATGGCATGCAGTAAAACTTATGGGAGCAACCCCAATCTTATGCGATATTGAACTCACAACCTACAACTTAGCAGTAGTCGATATAAAAAAGAAAATAACAGAAAAAACAAGAGCAATAATATTTCCACATATGTTTGGACAACCAGGATATATAGAGGAAGTTTTAAAACTTGAAATCCCTGTTATCGAAGACATTGCCCAAAGTATTGGATCAAAAATAAAAGGAAAACAAACAGGAAGTTTTGGCTATATCTCTATTGCTTCATTCTATGCTACAAAATTTATATGTGGTGGTGAGGGAGGAGCAGTATTAACAGATGATGAATCAATCTATGATAAGGTTATGGATATGCGAGATTACGACGAGAAAAATGATCTAAACCTCAGATTTAATTTTAAAATGAATGAACTTGAAGCAGCAGTGACAAATGTTCAACTTTCAAAAATAAAATCATTTATCTCAATTCGAAAAAAAATATTTGACAATTATTTATCCATACTTGGCGACCATATAGAAATTCCAAATATCAAACTAAACAATTTCGACTACAATTATTTTCGAGTTATAGCATCACATTCATTCCTCTCACCTGACCAGGTAATTAAAAAGGCTCTGGAATATGGAATTGTCATACGAAAACCCGTATATAAACCACTTCATATGTATGCTAACAAAGAAAAACTAATGAATACGGAAATGGCATGGTACAAACAATTTTCGTTACCAATTTATCCAGAATTGGATAAAAAGGATTTTAAAGTAATTGTTGATTTTCTGAGGACGATATATGATTAG
- a CDS encoding undecaprenyl/decaprenyl-phosphate alpha-N-acetylglucosaminyl 1-phosphate transferase produces the protein MIRSKSLLKYIPTLIFFIFLIFNKQIAHIFNNPKTIYIYYLITPFIFTFGLIPVFNKIALIFNIVDKPGGRHIHDHPTPKTGGIVVLIVFIAATNLIRNLPYEFNGIFLGTMIIGFSGIFDDVKGLPAWLKLILQLLASSIVIYYGVSFSFLPENIFFRIIEILLTILWIVAITNAINFLDGIDGLASGIGIITSVFFAIIAYLGGDIFMYLLSLIFASTLLGFFIYNFRPGKNALTFLGDTGSNLIGFFLAIISIYGTWGNGKIIDMIIPLLILALPISDLIITNLDRIVKKKVNGFRNILSYTGTDHIHHRVMKMGLSKTSSVIILLALNATLGLITILIYQGNLLEGIIAIITSINIIFIFNYLISISNPNKKVLQ, from the coding sequence ATGATTAGGTCAAAATCATTATTGAAATATATACCCACGTTAATTTTTTTCATATTTCTAATCTTTAATAAACAAATAGCTCATATTTTTAACAATCCTAAAACTATCTACATATATTATTTAATAACTCCGTTTATATTTACTTTTGGGTTAATTCCTGTTTTCAATAAAATTGCCCTAATATTTAACATTGTGGATAAACCAGGTGGAAGACACATCCATGACCATCCCACTCCAAAAACTGGTGGTATTGTGGTTTTGATAGTCTTTATCGCAGCAACAAACCTGATAAGAAACCTGCCATATGAATTCAATGGAATATTCTTGGGCACTATGATAATTGGATTCTCTGGAATATTTGATGATGTTAAAGGTTTACCAGCATGGTTAAAATTGATACTCCAATTGTTAGCCAGCAGTATTGTTATCTATTATGGTGTTTCATTTTCATTTTTGCCTGAGAATATTTTCTTCAGAATTATTGAAATATTATTAACCATTTTATGGATTGTAGCAATAACAAATGCTATCAATTTCTTAGATGGAATAGATGGTTTAGCTTCTGGAATTGGAATAATTACATCGGTATTTTTTGCGATTATTGCATATCTGGGTGGTGATATTTTTATGTATTTACTAAGTTTAATTTTCGCAAGCACTCTATTAGGCTTTTTTATCTATAATTTTCGTCCAGGCAAAAATGCTCTTACATTCCTTGGTGATACAGGTAGCAATCTTATTGGTTTTTTCTTAGCAATAATTTCAATATACGGAACATGGGGAAATGGCAAAATAATCGATATGATCATCCCTCTCCTTATTTTAGCACTACCAATCTCAGATCTGATTATTACCAATTTAGACAGAATTGTTAAAAAGAAAGTCAACGGTTTTCGTAACATACTCAGCTATACAGGGACAGATCATATTCACCACAGGGTAATGAAAATGGGTTTGAGTAAAACTTCGTCGGTAATCATTTTGCTAGCACTTAATGCAACTCTGGGGCTTATTACCATACTAATATATCAGGGAAACCTCCTTGAAGGAATAATTGCCATAATAACCTCAATAAATATAATATTTATTTTTAATTATTTAATATCAATCAGCAATCCAAATAAAAAGGTTTTGCAATAA
- a CDS encoding AAA family ATPase codes for MYESYWKLKEKPFENTPDPKFLYRSREHEEAMIRLLYAIHSNKGCALLTGDYGCGKTLLMYTIIKELSQGPFEIAYLTNPRWTPIELIKEILYQLDIETNSDSKLDLVHKLNDFLYDTARKQKHTIVIIDEAQEIKDPDIYEELRLLLNFQLNDRFLLTLFLVGQNELKELIQKIPQFNQRIAIKYHLKPFDLDDTKSYIEYRIRVAGREDSMFTQDAYEMIFEKSDGIPRLINNICDLCLVIGYGKKLEKIDSSIVREVSL; via the coding sequence ATGTATGAAAGCTACTGGAAGTTAAAAGAGAAACCTTTTGAGAATACGCCGGACCCGAAGTTTCTATATAGGTCAAGAGAACACGAAGAAGCTATGATTCGCCTTTTGTACGCTATTCACAGCAATAAGGGCTGTGCTTTACTAACTGGAGATTATGGATGTGGTAAAACACTTTTAATGTATACAATTATCAAAGAACTATCCCAGGGTCCATTTGAAATTGCCTATCTTACCAATCCAAGATGGACACCTATTGAATTAATAAAAGAAATCCTATATCAACTAGATATTGAAACAAATTCCGACTCCAAGCTTGATCTGGTACATAAATTAAATGATTTCCTTTACGATACTGCCAGAAAACAAAAGCATACTATAGTAATTATTGATGAGGCACAGGAAATCAAAGACCCTGATATCTATGAAGAACTAAGGCTTTTACTCAATTTTCAACTAAATGACAGATTTTTGCTGACACTATTCCTTGTTGGACAAAACGAACTCAAAGAGTTGATTCAAAAAATCCCACAATTCAACCAGAGAATAGCAATTAAATACCACCTAAAACCCTTTGACCTGGATGATACTAAATCATATATTGAATATAGAATAAGGGTTGCGGGAAGAGAAGATTCAATGTTTACCCAAGATGCTTATGAAATGATTTTTGAAAAATCCGATGGTATTCCCAGACTTATAAATAACATATGTGATCTTTGCCTTGTTATAGGATACGGTAAGAAATTAGAAAAAATTGATAGCTCTATAGTAAGGGAAGTTAGTCTATGA